The following proteins are encoded in a genomic region of Desulfurellaceae bacterium:
- a CDS encoding CoA transferase, with protein VTNRNKRSVTVDFKDPAELNKLRRLIAHSDIFVHNLRPGVAADIGLGPDVLLEANPRLIYCEISAFGHKGPLKDKPGYEILLQAFGGLMSMTGEEGGPPVRMGTSVVDYGTGMWTTIAALAALRQRDQTGRGCVIHTSLFETALFWLSNAFASYKASGKVPQRHPTGSPRQVAFGAFETRSGPMVIGVANSRLFVKLARAIGRPEWADDPRYRTNADRLAQRDYLVGEIRATMRQHTREHWMALFDRAGVPSAPILTIPEVLAQTQTQALDILRKTPGDQVELFGLPLSLN; from the coding sequence GTCACGAACCGCAACAAGCGCTCGGTCACGGTCGATTTCAAAGACCCGGCCGAGCTGAACAAGCTGCGCCGACTCATCGCCCACAGCGATATCTTCGTGCACAACCTGCGGCCCGGCGTGGCCGCCGACATCGGCCTCGGCCCGGACGTGCTGCTGGAGGCCAACCCGCGGCTGATCTACTGCGAGATCTCGGCCTTTGGTCACAAGGGGCCGCTCAAGGACAAACCCGGCTATGAGATCCTGCTCCAGGCGTTTGGCGGTCTGATGAGCATGACCGGCGAAGAGGGTGGCCCGCCAGTGCGGATGGGCACCTCGGTCGTTGACTACGGCACCGGCATGTGGACGACAATCGCCGCCCTGGCCGCGCTGCGCCAACGCGATCAAACAGGCCGGGGGTGTGTGATCCACACCTCGCTGTTCGAGACAGCCCTGTTCTGGCTGAGCAACGCCTTTGCCAGCTATAAGGCCAGCGGCAAAGTCCCCCAACGCCACCCCACCGGCAGCCCCCGGCAGGTCGCCTTTGGCGCGTTTGAGACGCGCAGCGGTCCGATGGTCATTGGCGTGGCCAACAGCCGGCTGTTCGTCAAGCTGGCCCGGGCAATCGGCCGGCCCGAGTGGGCCGACGATCCACGCTACCGGACCAACGCCGACCGCCTGGCCCAGCGCGACTATCTGGTCGGGGAAATCCGGGCCACCATGCGCCAACACACCAGAGAGCACTGGATGGCGCTGTTCGACCGGGCCGGGGTGCCCAGCGCGCCCATCTTGACCATCCCCGAGGTCCTGGCCCAGACCCAGACCCAAGCCCTCGACATCCTGCGCAAGACGCCCGGCGATCAGGTCGAGCTGTTCGGCCTGCCGCTGTCGCTCAAT
- a CDS encoding CoA transferase — protein MPLSGVRVIEVGLNLAGPLVGAILADLGADVIKVER, from the coding sequence ATGCCGCTGTCAGGCGTCCGCGTTATTGAAGTTGGTCTCAACCTGGCCGGGCCGCTGGTCGGCGCCATCCTGGCCGACCTGGGCGCCGATGTCATCAAGGTCGAACG
- a CDS encoding SDR family oxidoreductase, translating into MAGQLDGKVALVTGGGSGIGRATCRAMAQEGAKVAVADVVVEGGQETVRLIQEAGGEAIFIKADVSNAAEVEAMVQQTVASYGRLDCAFNNAGIEGPVCSTVEYTEEDFDRVVAIDLTGVWLCMKYEIPVMLEHGGGAIVNTASVAGLVGFQGISAYVASKHGVNGLTKTAALEYAKAGIRVNSVCPGVIETPMVKRAFEKSPGMEEGVATVEPVGRLGQPEEIAQAVVWLCSDAASFVTGHPMAVDGGLVSQ; encoded by the coding sequence ATGGCTGGTCAATTGGACGGAAAAGTAGCGCTGGTCACAGGCGGCGGCTCGGGCATCGGCCGGGCCACCTGCCGGGCCATGGCCCAGGAGGGCGCCAAGGTCGCGGTCGCCGATGTGGTGGTCGAGGGCGGCCAGGAAACGGTCAGGCTGATCCAGGAGGCTGGCGGCGAGGCGATCTTCATCAAGGCCGATGTGTCAAACGCGGCCGAGGTGGAAGCCATGGTCCAACAGACGGTCGCCAGCTATGGCCGGCTCGACTGCGCGTTCAACAATGCCGGCATCGAAGGGCCGGTGTGTTCGACGGTCGAGTACACCGAAGAGGATTTTGATCGGGTGGTGGCCATTGACCTGACCGGGGTGTGGCTGTGCATGAAGTACGAAATCCCGGTCATGCTCGAACACGGCGGCGGGGCGATCGTGAATACCGCCTCGGTCGCCGGTCTGGTCGGCTTTCAGGGCATCTCGGCCTATGTGGCCAGCAAACACGGGGTGAACGGGTTGACCAAAACGGCCGCCCTGGAATACGCCAAAGCCGGCATTCGGGTCAACTCGGTGTGTCCGGGGGTGATTGAAACGCCGATGGTCAAGCGCGCCTTTGAAAAAAGCCCCGGCATGGAAGAAGGGGTGGCGACGGTCGAGCCGGTCGGGCGTCTCGGTCAGCCGGAAGAAATTGCCCAGGCCGTGGTGTGGCTGTGTTCCGATGCGGCCTCATTCGTGACCGGTCATCCGATGGCGGTCGACGGCGGTCTGGTCTCCCAGTAA
- a CDS encoding TetR/AcrR family transcriptional regulator, protein MLTGKRSRKRTAVEEEILKVTADMFSQRGYHATTLDDIAVAAGISRAAFYSYFPSKEELLRRMYNQVISSTQTALERIAAEDLPVQEKLRRITRHHVHYLATHMPLAQVFFSELFNLPPEMERSVTQRKWSKRE, encoded by the coding sequence ATGCTGACAGGCAAACGCTCCCGCAAACGCACTGCCGTGGAAGAGGAAATCCTCAAGGTCACGGCCGATATGTTCAGCCAGCGCGGCTACCACGCCACCACCCTGGACGATATTGCGGTCGCGGCCGGCATTTCCCGGGCCGCGTTCTATTCGTATTTTCCGAGCAAGGAAGAACTGCTGCGCCGGATGTACAACCAGGTCATTTCCTCGACCCAAACCGCGCTGGAGCGTATTGCGGCCGAGGATTTGCCGGTCCAGGAGAAGCTGCGCCGCATCACCCGTCACCATGTCCACTACCTGGCCACCCATATGCCGCTGGCCCAGGTCTTTTTCTCCGAGCTGTTCAATCTGCCGCCGGAGATGGAGCGCTCGGTCACCCAGAGAAAGTGGTCGAAGAGGGAGTGA